In Turicibacter sanguinis, a genomic segment contains:
- a CDS encoding sugar transferase yields MEIVLLKQGKQIVNDTKLYLFLKRLLDIVVAITGLILASPLMLIVSILIKIEDPKGPIIFKQVRVGQYPNTFKMYKFRSMYVDAEDRIQELMHLNEQTGPVFKIKDDPRITKVGKFIPKTSLDELPQLINVLKGEMSLVGPRPAIPREVKLYNDYQMQRLLVKPGITCIWQVSGRNHIGFDEWVDLDIEYIKTRNLWLDIKLILMTIPALLGDENAS; encoded by the coding sequence GTGGAAATAGTTTTATTGAAACAAGGTAAACAAATTGTAAATGATACAAAGCTATATCTTTTCTTAAAACGATTATTAGATATAGTCGTTGCAATAACAGGTCTGATTCTAGCTTCTCCTTTAATGTTGATAGTCTCCATTTTGATTAAAATTGAAGATCCTAAGGGACCGATTATCTTTAAACAAGTCCGTGTAGGACAGTATCCTAACACTTTTAAAATGTATAAATTCCGAAGTATGTATGTGGATGCTGAGGATAGAATTCAAGAATTGATGCATTTAAATGAACAAACAGGTCCTGTTTTTAAAATCAAAGATGACCCACGGATTACGAAAGTAGGAAAATTTATTCCAAAGACAAGCTTAGATGAATTACCTCAGTTAATTAATGTACTAAAAGGTGAGATGAGTCTTGTAGGACCACGTCCCGCGATTCCTCGTGAGGTAAAACTTTATAATGATTATCAAATGCAACGATTACTTGTAAAACCTGGAATAACCTGTATTTGGCAAGTGAGTGGACGTAATCATATTGGATTTGATGAGTGGGTGGATCTAGATATCGAATACATTAAAACAAGAAATTTATGGTTAGATATTAAACTGATTTTAATGACAATTCCAGCACTGCTAGGTGATGAGAACGCAAGTTAA
- a CDS encoding CpsD/CapB family tyrosine-protein kinase, whose translation MSDLITISNPKSPVAEAYRTLRTNIQFSNIDGNLQTICVTSSGPGEGKSTTISNLAETFAQAGNRVAIIDCDLRKPRLHRIFKLTNTKGVTTLLSGQSEIEDVIQVAGSDLTVITSGPIPPNPSELLGSKRMKDLLEVLKKRYDIVLIDAPPVGLVTDAAILSAIVDGIILVVASGKTDIDGAKRAKKLLENVGARILGVTMTMIPVSKKGYYGYQYYGYYEENELKKKRRN comes from the coding sequence ATGAGTGACTTAATTACAATATCAAATCCAAAATCACCAGTTGCCGAGGCATATCGCACCCTTCGTACGAATATTCAATTTTCAAATATCGATGGAAATTTACAAACTATTTGTGTAACCAGTTCAGGGCCTGGAGAAGGAAAATCAACGACCATTTCAAACTTAGCAGAAACCTTTGCTCAGGCTGGAAATAGAGTTGCGATTATAGATTGTGATTTGCGTAAGCCGCGTCTTCACAGGATTTTTAAATTAACGAATACAAAAGGTGTCACGACGTTACTATCAGGACAAAGTGAGATTGAAGATGTGATTCAAGTGGCTGGATCTGATTTAACAGTCATTACTAGTGGTCCGATTCCCCCAAATCCATCAGAGTTATTGGGGTCAAAAAGAATGAAAGATTTATTGGAAGTGTTAAAAAAAAGATATGACATTGTTTTAATTGATGCACCTCCAGTTGGATTGGTAACAGATGCGGCTATTTTATCAGCCATTGTAGATGGAATCATCTTAGTAGTGGCATCGGGGAAAACTGATATTGATGGGGCAAAACGTGCAAAAAAACTACTTGAGAATGTTGGGGCTCGTATTTTAGGCGTAACGATGACAATGATACCAGTAAGTAAAAAAGGGTATTACGGGTATCAGTATTATGGTTACTATGAAGAAAATGAATTAAAGAAAAAGAGACGAAATTAG
- a CDS encoding YveK family protein translates to MLSPVYESSSTLLVSYKQNQESIMTYNDLTMSQKLVNTYSEIIKSRSISEAVIKQLNLDLTAEELSKKITVSKVNDTEIIRIKVSDTNPETATLLTNTIADVFKKEIKNIMEIDNVSTIDTAQVPECPVKPNKIMNMAIAGVFGMMVSVGLAFILEFLDRTLKIPTDVERQLGLPLIGAIPDIEMEKKLK, encoded by the coding sequence ATTTTATCACCTGTTTATGAATCCTCATCAACGTTATTAGTTAGTTATAAACAAAATCAGGAAAGTATTATGACTTATAATGATTTAACCATGAGCCAAAAACTTGTGAATACTTATAGTGAAATTATTAAGAGTCGAAGTATTTCTGAAGCTGTGATAAAGCAATTAAATTTAGATTTAACAGCTGAAGAATTATCAAAAAAGATTACAGTTTCTAAGGTGAATGATACCGAAATCATTCGAATTAAAGTTAGTGATACAAATCCTGAGACCGCTACTTTACTGACAAATACGATTGCGGATGTTTTTAAAAAAGAAATTAAAAACATTATGGAAATTGACAACGTGTCAACCATTGATACAGCCCAAGTACCTGAATGTCCTGTCAAACCAAATAAAATCATGAATATGGCCATTGCAGGTGTTTTTGGTATGATGGTGAGTGTAGGGCTTGCATTTATATTAGAATTTTTAGATCGTACCTTGAAGATTCCAACAGATGTTGAACGTCAATTAGGATTACCGCTTATTGGAGCTATCCCAGATATTGAAATGGAAAAAAAACTTAAATAG
- a CDS encoding Wzz/FepE/Etk N-terminal domain-containing protein: protein MENTEYEIDLRDIFNVLKKRWLMICSITATSVIIAGVISFFYFITCL from the coding sequence ATGGAAAATACAGAATATGAAATTGATTTGCGAGACATTTTTAATGTCCTAAAAAAACGTTGGTTAATGATTTGTAGTATTACCGCAACTTCTGTCATTATAGCAGGGGTTATTAGTTTTTTTTATTTTATCACCTGTTTATGA